A region from the Lysobacter sp. BMK333-48F3 genome encodes:
- a CDS encoding D-glycerate dehydrogenase, protein MTERPRVWVSQPLFDDIVARLGEYFEVTATPVVTRHAPDALAAALAQADGALVTLNDPIGAAEIAAAPRLRAIANVGVGYNNLDLAALSAAGILVTNTPDVLTETTADFGFALMMATARRIGEAERWLREGQWRQWSFDVLLGGDVHGATLGILGMGRIGRAIARRAGGFSMRVLYHNRSRLDPQVEREHAAEYVSFDELLARADHLILVLPYSPQTHHLIDAAALAKLRPHATLTNIARGGIVDEDALCDALEQGRLACAGLDVFKGEPALNPRLLRQRRVVLTPHVASGSLATRRAMVALAVDNLIAALGYGPNAGRPPSVVKAGIRD, encoded by the coding sequence ATGACTGAGCGTCCGCGCGTCTGGGTCTCGCAACCGCTGTTCGACGACATCGTCGCGCGGCTGGGCGAGTATTTCGAGGTGACCGCCACGCCCGTCGTGACTCGGCACGCGCCGGACGCGCTGGCGGCCGCGCTGGCCCAGGCCGACGGCGCCCTGGTCACCCTCAACGATCCGATCGGAGCGGCCGAGATCGCCGCGGCGCCGCGCCTGCGCGCGATCGCCAACGTCGGCGTCGGCTACAACAACCTCGATCTGGCGGCGCTGAGCGCGGCCGGGATCCTGGTCACCAACACGCCAGACGTGCTGACCGAGACCACCGCCGATTTCGGCTTCGCCCTGATGATGGCGACCGCGCGCCGGATCGGCGAGGCCGAGCGCTGGCTGCGCGAAGGCCAGTGGCGGCAGTGGAGCTTCGACGTGCTGCTCGGCGGCGACGTGCACGGCGCCACCCTCGGCATCCTCGGCATGGGCCGGATCGGCCGCGCCATCGCCCGCCGCGCCGGCGGTTTCAGCATGCGCGTGCTGTACCACAACCGCAGCCGGCTCGATCCGCAGGTCGAACGCGAGCATGCGGCCGAATACGTCAGCTTCGACGAGCTGCTGGCGCGCGCCGATCACCTGATCCTGGTGCTGCCGTATTCGCCGCAGACGCACCATTTGATCGACGCCGCGGCGCTGGCCAAGCTGCGCCCGCACGCGACCCTGACCAACATCGCCCGCGGCGGCATCGTCGACGAGGACGCGCTGTGCGACGCGCTGGAGCAGGGCCGCCTGGCCTGCGCCGGCCTGGACGTGTTCAAGGGCGAACCCGCGCTCAACCCGCGCCTGCTGCGCCAGCGCCGGGTCGTGCTGACTCCGCACGTCGCCAGCGGCAGCCTGGCCACGCGCCGGGCGATGGTCGCGCTGGCGGTCGACAACCTGATCGCCGCGCTGGGCTACGGACCGAACGCCGGCCGCCCGCCGTCGGTGGTCAAGGCCGGGATTAGGGATTAG
- a CDS encoding transglycosylase SLT domain-containing protein, translated as MPAFSRIPGALAPLAAALALYSLSPQAAALSKRDQAAVDALNQRMQSAEARYQSALVKIRNADPAGRQDGDAALEDMEDVIAACMKQKGCQTNTLLAAYKRLLKANADASASVDDDGEDAGTLDSEGLAADVPEAARAAALLSADGQRFVKMVQYNPAVQAGIRRWLTDMRGSLMQSYDNYQYMRQMMWPQFDRAGLPEALLFGIMAKESNGKVHVTSRAGAAGPLQFMFATGKRFGLGDDGSGFDTRYDPRESSQAAAEYLNERLGQLNNSIEMSLAAYNGGEGRALRINNASGGRNFWDESVYNQFPAETRDYVPMVVAAAWLFLHPREYGLNFHKVDAKPAQLRLSRPSSIYELTICLGSSGTREGYMRALRNLNPRYQADTYLSAGTTLNATVRMVGLYNRWCLQGKRADLARTLVNSDVASAIVRTGPLTVVPSTGSGEDGTLATTVATGVPAPAASARPAPAKKPAKPGSYKVRRGETLTDVAQKFQCDTKQLAKANGIKAPRYMVKPGQTLKLAGCG; from the coding sequence ATGCCCGCTTTCTCCCGCATTCCCGGCGCGCTGGCGCCGCTCGCCGCGGCGCTCGCGCTGTACAGCCTGTCGCCGCAAGCCGCCGCCCTGTCCAAGCGCGACCAGGCCGCGGTCGATGCCCTGAACCAGCGCATGCAGTCGGCCGAGGCGCGCTACCAGTCGGCCCTGGTCAAGATCCGCAACGCCGATCCGGCCGGTCGCCAGGACGGCGACGCCGCGCTGGAGGACATGGAGGACGTGATCGCGGCCTGCATGAAGCAGAAGGGCTGCCAGACCAACACCTTGCTGGCGGCCTACAAGCGCCTGCTCAAGGCCAATGCCGACGCGTCCGCCAGCGTCGACGACGACGGCGAGGACGCCGGCACGCTGGACAGCGAGGGCCTGGCCGCCGATGTCCCGGAGGCGGCGCGCGCGGCCGCGCTGCTCAGCGCCGACGGCCAGCGCTTCGTCAAGATGGTGCAGTACAACCCGGCGGTGCAGGCCGGCATCCGCCGCTGGCTGACCGACATGCGCGGCTCGCTGATGCAGAGCTACGACAACTACCAGTACATGCGCCAGATGATGTGGCCGCAGTTCGACCGTGCCGGCCTGCCCGAGGCGCTGCTGTTCGGGATCATGGCCAAGGAGTCCAACGGCAAGGTCCATGTGACCTCGCGCGCCGGCGCCGCCGGCCCGCTGCAGTTCATGTTCGCCACCGGCAAGCGCTTCGGCCTCGGCGACGACGGCTCGGGCTTCGACACCCGCTACGACCCGCGCGAGTCCTCGCAGGCCGCGGCCGAGTACCTCAACGAGCGCCTGGGCCAGCTCAACAACAGCATCGAGATGTCGCTGGCCGCCTACAACGGCGGCGAGGGCCGCGCGCTGCGGATCAACAACGCCAGCGGCGGGCGCAATTTCTGGGACGAGTCGGTGTACAACCAGTTCCCGGCCGAGACCCGCGATTACGTGCCGATGGTGGTCGCCGCGGCCTGGCTGTTCCTGCACCCGCGCGAGTACGGGCTGAACTTCCACAAGGTCGATGCGAAGCCGGCGCAACTGCGCCTGAGCCGGCCGAGTTCGATCTACGAGCTGACCATCTGCCTGGGCAGCAGCGGCACCCGCGAGGGCTACATGCGCGCGCTGCGCAACCTCAACCCGCGCTACCAGGCCGACACCTACCTGTCGGCCGGCACCACCCTCAACGCCACCGTGCGCATGGTCGGCCTGTACAACCGCTGGTGCCTGCAGGGCAAGCGCGCCGACCTGGCCCGCACCCTGGTCAACAGCGATGTCGCCAGCGCCATCGTCCGCACCGGTCCGCTGACCGTGGTGCCGAGCACCGGCAGCGGCGAGGACGGCACCCTGGCGACCACCGTCGCCACCGGCGTGCCGGCTCCGGCCGCGAGCGCCAGGCCGGCGCCGGCGAAGAAGCCGGCCAAGCCAGGCAGCTACAAGGTTCGCCGCGGCGAGACCCTGACCGACGTGGCGCAGAAGTTCCAGTGCGACACCAAGCAACTGGCCAAGGCCAACGGGATCAAGGCGCCGCGCTACATGGTCAAGCCGGGGCAGACGCTGAAGCTGGCCGGCTGCGGCTGA
- a CDS encoding SCO family protein, with product MFNRTTAIVLLVAVLAGAAGLWASSRYFGSAAGPKLPQTTAVRLFDPPRTLPPFSLRQSDGTRLIPGELKGHWTLVFLGFTHCPDVCPTTLAEMSVAQKRWESLPEASRPRVLFVSVDPERDTPDRIGEYAHGFHKDTLAATADVPALEAFTKSLAMVFAKVPAPAGAPADQYTMDHSATLAVLDAQGRMAGLVRPPFDPNAIAADMAALSEAAP from the coding sequence ATGTTCAATCGCACCACCGCCATCGTCCTGCTGGTCGCCGTGCTCGCCGGCGCCGCCGGCCTGTGGGCGTCGAGCCGCTATTTCGGCTCCGCCGCCGGCCCCAAGCTGCCGCAGACCACCGCCGTGCGCCTGTTCGATCCGCCGCGCACCCTGCCCCCGTTCTCGCTGCGCCAGTCCGACGGCACCCGGCTGATTCCGGGCGAACTCAAGGGCCATTGGACCCTGGTGTTCCTCGGCTTCACCCATTGCCCCGACGTCTGCCCGACCACCCTGGCGGAGATGTCGGTGGCGCAGAAGCGCTGGGAGTCTCTGCCCGAAGCCAGCCGCCCGCGGGTGCTGTTCGTCTCGGTCGACCCAGAGCGCGACACGCCGGACCGGATCGGCGAGTACGCCCACGGCTTCCACAAGGACACCCTGGCCGCGACCGCCGACGTGCCGGCGCTGGAGGCCTTCACCAAATCGCTGGCGATGGTGTTCGCCAAGGTGCCGGCGCCCGCCGGCGCCCCGGCCGACCAATACACGATGGACCACAGCGCCACCCTGGCCGTGCTCGATGCGCAGGGCCGCATGGCCGGCCTGGTCCGGCCGCCGTTCGACCCGAACGCGATCGCCGCCGACATGGCCGCCCTGTCGGAGGCCGCGCCGTGA
- a CDS encoding FimV/HubP family polar landmark protein: protein MTSGFARTALALSLALASGAACALGLGQIEVKSRAGQPLLAEIPVISSDRDELAQLRAGLASPETFQRIGLQPPQGIVTDLRFTLALDAAGKPVIRVTSSQPVTQPLLTFLIEVDWGQGRLTREYSALIDTPRTAAAPMQPPIKAPTGAASNTIERPLEAPLPFGAQPQQSDPLAVENQLGSQDPNLIGAAPPSPLPAEPEPIAMQPEPAPMPAPPRANAGTIERPAPRPAAPAVDPEGGIVVARGQTLSSIAAGLAGAHSLDQTMIALLRANPEAFIGGNVNRLRQGAVLRLPADGVAAVDPREASELVRAQVQQWRQARQPVPQPIGLEADRTAKTPVAPAAQNAARGSDARLEIVPPGASRATQAGTQSGLSAGGEGNMMRQEIQQANETLAAREAELAELKSRVAELEKLQNDQQKLIALKDSELTATQQRLAEQQARGDSGSPLPWLFGGLGVLALLVGGWVLSRREPKRPNFRAPQADAPASSRPSPAPASVADAAAGDALRRRPEPAAEVIDPVAQLLGEAPTERRGEPQRAEPAQAPAAEAPVAAEPAPAAQPFWTSPRQEPQSAPQQRVPTWHAAEAGSARNAAPLRSEPKLERAAPSADPVVPAVAASPAAPAADAASGQAAPGQERIELARAYLDLGDEGSARQLLGEVLINGDHAARQQAARMLRELEASSG, encoded by the coding sequence GTGACCTCAGGTTTTGCACGCACCGCACTGGCTTTGTCCCTGGCCCTGGCCAGCGGCGCCGCCTGCGCGCTGGGGCTGGGGCAGATCGAGGTCAAATCGCGCGCGGGCCAGCCGCTGCTGGCGGAAATCCCGGTGATCTCCAGCGACCGCGACGAGCTGGCCCAGCTGCGCGCCGGCCTGGCCTCGCCGGAAACCTTCCAGCGCATCGGCCTGCAGCCGCCGCAGGGCATCGTCACCGACCTGCGTTTCACCCTGGCCCTGGACGCCGCCGGCAAGCCGGTGATCCGCGTCACCAGCAGCCAGCCGGTGACCCAGCCGCTGCTGACCTTCCTGATCGAAGTCGACTGGGGCCAGGGCCGCCTGACCCGCGAATACTCGGCGCTGATCGACACCCCGCGCACCGCGGCGGCGCCGATGCAGCCGCCGATCAAGGCCCCGACCGGGGCCGCGTCCAACACCATCGAACGCCCGCTGGAGGCGCCGCTGCCGTTCGGCGCGCAGCCGCAACAGAGCGACCCGCTGGCGGTCGAGAACCAGCTCGGCAGCCAGGACCCGAACCTGATCGGCGCCGCGCCGCCGAGCCCGCTGCCGGCCGAGCCGGAACCGATCGCGATGCAGCCCGAGCCGGCGCCCATGCCGGCGCCGCCGCGCGCCAACGCCGGCACGATCGAGCGCCCGGCGCCGCGTCCGGCCGCGCCCGCGGTCGACCCCGAAGGCGGGATCGTGGTCGCGCGCGGCCAAACCCTGTCGAGCATCGCCGCCGGCCTGGCCGGCGCGCACAGCCTCGACCAGACCATGATCGCGCTGCTGCGCGCCAACCCCGAAGCCTTCATCGGCGGCAACGTCAACCGCTTGCGCCAGGGCGCGGTGCTGCGCCTGCCGGCCGACGGCGTCGCCGCGGTCGACCCGCGCGAGGCCAGCGAACTGGTCCGGGCCCAGGTCCAGCAGTGGCGCCAGGCCCGTCAGCCGGTGCCGCAGCCGATCGGCCTGGAAGCCGACCGGACCGCCAAGACCCCGGTCGCGCCGGCGGCGCAGAACGCGGCGCGCGGCAGCGACGCGCGTTTGGAAATCGTGCCGCCGGGCGCCAGCCGCGCGACCCAGGCCGGAACACAGTCCGGCCTCAGCGCCGGAGGCGAGGGCAACATGATGCGTCAGGAGATCCAGCAGGCCAACGAAACCCTCGCCGCGCGCGAGGCCGAGCTGGCCGAACTCAAGAGCCGGGTCGCCGAGCTGGAAAAACTGCAGAACGATCAGCAGAAGCTGATCGCGTTGAAGGACAGCGAACTGACCGCGACCCAGCAGCGCCTGGCCGAGCAACAGGCGCGCGGCGACAGCGGCTCGCCGCTGCCGTGGCTGTTCGGCGGCCTCGGCGTGCTGGCCCTGCTGGTCGGCGGTTGGGTGCTGAGCCGGCGCGAGCCGAAGCGGCCGAATTTCCGCGCGCCGCAGGCCGATGCGCCGGCCTCGTCGCGCCCGTCGCCGGCGCCCGCATCGGTCGCCGATGCCGCGGCCGGCGATGCGCTGCGCCGCCGCCCCGAACCGGCGGCCGAAGTGATCGACCCGGTCGCGCAGTTGCTCGGCGAGGCACCGACCGAGCGTCGCGGCGAACCGCAACGCGCCGAGCCGGCGCAGGCGCCCGCGGCGGAGGCGCCCGTCGCCGCCGAGCCGGCCCCGGCCGCGCAACCGTTCTGGACCTCGCCGCGGCAGGAGCCGCAGTCCGCCCCGCAGCAGCGGGTGCCGACCTGGCATGCGGCCGAAGCCGGCAGCGCGCGCAACGCCGCGCCGCTGCGCAGCGAACCCAAGCTCGAGCGGGCCGCGCCGAGCGCCGATCCGGTCGTTCCGGCCGTCGCCGCCAGCCCGGCCGCGCCCGCCGCCGACGCCGCGTCCGGCCAGGCCGCTCCCGGCCAAGAGCGGATCGAACTGGCCCGGGCCTACCTCGACCTCGGCGACGAAGGCAGCGCCCGGCAACTGCTCGGCGAAGTGTTGATCAACGGCGACCATGCCGCGCGCCAGCAGGCGGCGCGGATGCTGCGCGAACTCGAGGCGTCCTCGGGCTGA
- the prmB gene encoding 50S ribosomal protein L3 N(5)-glutamine methyltransferase: MPASVSFEQLTLVDLIRYGASRFNAAGLTFGHSYDNALDEATQLVLHALHLPHDLGPVYGQGRVTTDEKDAVLALFERRVAERIPAAYLTGEAWFAGLSFKSDRRALVPRSPIAELIEAGFEPWLGGREVNRALDLCTGSGCIAIATAHYHPDWAVIGADINDEALSLAAENQQRLHAGNVELRKSDLFAGLQGEVFDLIVTNPPYVTNDETDALPQEYSYEPELGLRAGDDGLDLALKILRDAPDHLSEHGLLICEVGEAERALVELLPELPLAWVEFKVGQMGIFVAERHDLVEHHARIKRLADARG, encoded by the coding sequence GTGCCCGCTTCCGTTTCCTTCGAACAGCTGACCCTCGTCGACCTGATCCGCTACGGGGCCAGCCGCTTCAACGCGGCCGGGCTGACCTTCGGCCACAGCTACGACAACGCCCTGGACGAGGCGACCCAGCTGGTCCTGCACGCCCTGCACCTGCCGCACGACCTGGGCCCGGTCTACGGCCAGGGCCGCGTCACCACGGACGAGAAGGACGCCGTGCTGGCGCTGTTCGAACGCCGCGTCGCCGAGCGCATCCCCGCCGCCTACCTGACCGGCGAGGCTTGGTTCGCCGGGCTCAGCTTCAAGAGCGACCGCCGCGCCCTGGTGCCGCGTTCGCCGATCGCCGAGCTGATCGAGGCCGGCTTCGAGCCCTGGCTGGGCGGCCGCGAAGTCAACCGCGCGCTCGACCTGTGCACCGGCTCGGGCTGCATCGCCATCGCCACCGCGCATTACCACCCCGACTGGGCGGTGATCGGCGCCGACATCAACGACGAGGCGCTGTCGCTGGCGGCCGAGAACCAGCAGCGCCTGCACGCCGGCAACGTCGAACTGCGCAAGTCCGACCTGTTCGCGGGCCTGCAGGGCGAGGTCTTCGATCTGATCGTGACCAATCCGCCCTACGTCACCAACGACGAAACCGACGCCCTGCCGCAGGAATATTCGTACGAGCCCGAACTGGGCCTGCGCGCCGGCGACGACGGCCTCGACCTCGCGCTCAAGATCCTGCGCGACGCCCCCGACCACCTCAGCGAGCACGGCCTGCTGATCTGCGAAGTCGGCGAAGCCGAGCGCGCCCTGGTCGAGTTGCTGCCGGAACTGCCGCTGGCCTGGGTCGAATTCAAGGTCGGCCAGATGGGCATCTTCGTGGCCGAGCGCCACGATCTGGTCGAACACCACGCGCGGATCAAACGCCTCGCCGACGCGCGCGGCTGA
- the aroC gene encoding chorismate synthase — protein sequence MSSNSFGKLFTVTTFGESHGPAIGCVVDGCPPGLAIAPEEFRHDLDRRATGRSRHTSQRREADEIEILSGVYQGLTTGTPIALLIRNTDARSKDYGSIAEQFRPGHADYSYWQKYGLRDPRGGGRSSARETTMRVAAGVIAKKWLAQRYGVRVQGFMTQIGEIVPRGYDLSAVEDNPFFWPDAGQVAELESYMDALRKSGDSVGGRVDVIADGVPPGWGEPIYGKLDGELAAALMSINAVKGVEIGDGFAAVAQKGTEHRDEISRAGFASNHAGGILGGISTGQQLRCSTAFKPTSSLRLPGRSVDVHGNPVEVVTTGRHDPCVAMRAAPICEAMVALVLIDQALRHRAQCGDVGEVTPRIPAEPGFGDAHGDD from the coding sequence GTGTCCAGCAACAGCTTCGGCAAGCTCTTCACCGTGACCACCTTCGGCGAAAGCCACGGCCCGGCCATCGGCTGCGTGGTCGACGGCTGCCCGCCCGGGCTGGCGATCGCGCCGGAAGAGTTCCGCCACGACCTCGACCGCCGCGCCACCGGCCGCTCGCGCCACACCTCGCAGCGGCGCGAGGCCGACGAGATCGAAATCCTCAGCGGCGTCTACCAGGGCCTGACCACCGGCACCCCGATCGCGCTGCTGATCCGCAACACCGACGCGCGCAGCAAGGACTACGGCTCGATCGCCGAGCAGTTCCGTCCCGGCCACGCCGATTACAGCTACTGGCAGAAGTACGGCCTGCGCGATCCGCGCGGCGGCGGCCGCTCCTCGGCGCGCGAGACCACCATGCGCGTCGCCGCCGGGGTGATCGCCAAGAAGTGGCTGGCGCAGCGCTACGGCGTGCGCGTGCAGGGTTTCATGACCCAGATCGGCGAGATCGTGCCGCGCGGCTACGACCTGTCGGCGGTCGAGGACAATCCCTTCTTCTGGCCCGACGCCGGCCAGGTGGCCGAGCTGGAAAGCTACATGGACGCGCTGCGCAAGTCCGGCGACTCGGTCGGCGGCCGCGTCGACGTGATCGCCGACGGCGTGCCGCCGGGCTGGGGCGAGCCGATCTACGGCAAGCTCGACGGCGAACTGGCCGCGGCGCTGATGAGCATCAACGCGGTCAAGGGCGTGGAGATCGGCGACGGCTTCGCCGCGGTCGCGCAGAAGGGCACCGAGCACCGCGACGAGATTTCGCGCGCCGGCTTCGCCAGCAACCACGCCGGTGGCATCCTCGGCGGCATCAGCACCGGCCAGCAGCTGCGCTGCTCGACCGCGTTCAAGCCGACCTCGAGCCTGCGCCTGCCCGGGCGCAGCGTCGACGTGCACGGCAACCCGGTCGAGGTGGTCACCACCGGCCGCCACGACCCCTGCGTGGCGATGCGCGCCGCGCCGATCTGCGAGGCGATGGTCGCGCTGGTGCTGATCGATCAGGCGCTGCGCCACCGCGCCCAGTGCGGCGACGTCGGCGAGGTCACCCCGCGCATTCCGGCCGAGCCCGGCTTCGGCGACGCGCACGGCGATGACTGA
- the asd gene encoding archaetidylserine decarboxylase (Phosphatidylserine decarboxylase is synthesized as a single chain precursor. Generation of the pyruvoyl active site from a Ser is coupled to cleavage of a Gly-Ser bond between the larger (beta) and smaller (alpha chains). It is an integral membrane protein.), giving the protein MSLVTTLTYALPHRFLSTLARVLAYSQNPLVSRWLIDTVTEKFGVDLDEAAQPDPRAYPTFNAFFTRALKPGARVADPNPRSLLMPADGRISQCGPIRDGVIFQAKGQSFTAAELLGGDEAAAAPFRDGAFATVYLSPKDYHRVHMPWTGTLRETVHVPGRLFSVGPDAVRNVPRLFARNERLVCHFDTDFGPMVQVMVGALLVSGVETVWGGVEIPHYADRVTRKDYRGRGITLKRFAEMARFNYGSTVIVLLPPGVAELDPGLGAETAVRLGQALARRNR; this is encoded by the coding sequence GTGAGCCTGGTCACCACCCTTACCTACGCCCTGCCGCACCGCTTTCTCTCTACCTTGGCGCGCGTGCTGGCCTATTCGCAAAACCCGCTGGTCAGCCGCTGGCTGATCGATACGGTCACCGAGAAATTCGGCGTCGACCTGGACGAGGCGGCGCAGCCCGACCCGCGCGCCTACCCGACTTTCAATGCCTTCTTCACCCGTGCGCTCAAGCCCGGCGCGCGGGTCGCCGACCCGAACCCACGCAGCCTGCTGATGCCGGCCGACGGCCGCATCAGCCAATGCGGCCCGATCCGCGACGGGGTGATCTTCCAGGCCAAGGGCCAGTCCTTCACCGCGGCCGAACTGCTCGGCGGCGACGAGGCCGCCGCGGCGCCGTTCCGCGACGGCGCGTTCGCGACCGTGTACCTGTCGCCGAAGGATTACCACCGCGTGCACATGCCCTGGACCGGCACCCTGCGCGAAACCGTGCACGTGCCCGGACGTTTGTTCAGCGTCGGCCCCGATGCGGTGCGCAACGTGCCGCGATTGTTCGCGCGCAACGAACGCCTGGTCTGCCACTTCGATACCGACTTCGGGCCGATGGTCCAGGTGATGGTCGGCGCGTTGCTGGTCTCGGGCGTGGAAACGGTCTGGGGCGGGGTCGAAATTCCGCACTACGCCGACCGGGTCACGCGCAAGGACTACCGCGGCCGCGGCATCACCCTGAAACGCTTCGCGGAAATGGCGCGCTTCAATTACGGCTCGACCGTGATCGTGCTGCTGCCGCCGGGCGTGGCCGAACTGGATCCCGGCCTGGGCGCCGAGACCGCCGTGCGGCTGGGCCAGGCGCTGGCGCGCCGCAACCGCTGA
- a CDS encoding lysoplasmalogenase encodes MRSPTPSAAVWRTVVAVVAALAIVGAYAAPWLHYLCKPAATLSIAAMVLRLGAGAEPGYRRAIVAGLLLSTAGDVFLMLPGDWFVFGLASFLCAHIAYLVGLCRRARPFAALWPFPAYAALAGTVLWVLWPHLPGELRVPVVVYVAVLAAMAAQAAAVWRRRAGSAAAAAAALGGACFVLSDATLAIDRFAAPFAAAQALVLASYWAAQWWIGRSATLARD; translated from the coding sequence ATGCGATCGCCGACCCCGTCCGCGGCCGTGTGGCGGACCGTGGTCGCGGTCGTGGCGGCGCTCGCCATCGTCGGCGCCTATGCGGCGCCGTGGCTGCATTACCTGTGCAAGCCGGCGGCGACGCTGTCGATCGCGGCGATGGTGCTGCGCCTGGGCGCCGGCGCCGAGCCCGGCTATCGGCGCGCGATCGTCGCCGGCCTGCTGCTGTCGACCGCGGGCGATGTGTTCCTGATGCTGCCCGGCGACTGGTTCGTGTTCGGACTGGCCTCGTTCCTGTGCGCGCACATCGCCTATCTGGTCGGCCTGTGCCGGCGCGCGCGGCCGTTCGCGGCGCTATGGCCGTTCCCGGCCTACGCGGCGCTCGCCGGCACGGTGTTGTGGGTGTTGTGGCCGCATCTGCCGGGCGAGCTGCGCGTTCCGGTGGTCGTCTACGTCGCGGTGCTGGCGGCGATGGCGGCGCAGGCGGCGGCGGTGTGGCGCCGGCGCGCCGGTTCGGCCGCCGCGGCGGCGGCCGCGCTCGGCGGCGCTTGCTTCGTGCTGTCCGATGCGACCCTGGCGATCGACCGTTTCGCCGCACCGTTCGCCGCCGCGCAGGCGCTGGTACTGGCCAGCTACTGGGCGGCGCAGTGGTGGATCGGCCGTTCGGCGACGCTGGCGCGGGATTGA
- a CDS encoding aspartate-semialdehyde dehydrogenase, which produces MNAKTSCNVAVVGATGAVGETMLKVLAERKFPIGQLHVLASERSAGEKIEFGGKTIVVQDLAKFDPAGVDIALFSAGGSVSKEYAPKFAAAGAVVIDNSSAFRYQDDVPLVVSEVNPEAAKNRPLGIIANPNCSTMQMLVALAPIHRKAKIERINVATYQSVSGTGKRAMEELGRQTAALLNFQEAKPEIYPVQIAFNVIPHGGDFTDNGYTTEEMKLVWETRKILGDDSIGVNATVVRVPVFYGHSEAVHIETRDKLSAADARALLEQSPGLEVVDEAKGGGYPTPVTHASGNDPVYVGRIRDDISHPRGLSLWVVADNIRKGAATNAVQLAELVWNER; this is translated from the coding sequence ATGAACGCCAAGACGTCCTGCAATGTCGCCGTCGTCGGTGCTACCGGCGCGGTCGGTGAAACCATGCTCAAGGTGTTGGCCGAACGCAAATTCCCGATCGGTCAGCTGCATGTGTTGGCGAGCGAACGCTCGGCGGGAGAGAAAATCGAATTCGGCGGCAAAACCATCGTGGTTCAGGACCTGGCCAAGTTCGATCCCGCCGGGGTCGACATCGCGCTGTTCTCGGCCGGCGGCTCGGTGTCCAAGGAATACGCGCCCAAGTTCGCCGCCGCCGGCGCGGTGGTGATCGACAACTCCTCGGCCTTCCGCTACCAGGACGACGTGCCGCTGGTGGTCAGCGAGGTCAACCCGGAGGCGGCCAAGAACCGCCCGCTGGGGATCATCGCCAACCCGAACTGCTCGACCATGCAGATGCTGGTCGCGCTGGCGCCGATCCACCGCAAGGCCAAGATCGAGCGGATCAACGTCGCCACCTACCAGTCGGTGTCGGGCACGGGCAAGCGCGCGATGGAGGAACTGGGCCGGCAGACCGCTGCGCTGCTGAACTTCCAGGAAGCCAAGCCGGAGATCTACCCGGTGCAGATCGCCTTCAACGTGATCCCGCACGGCGGCGACTTCACCGACAACGGCTACACCACCGAGGAAATGAAGCTGGTCTGGGAGACCCGCAAGATCCTCGGCGACGACAGCATCGGGGTCAACGCGACCGTGGTCCGGGTGCCGGTGTTCTACGGCCATTCCGAAGCCGTGCACATCGAGACCCGCGACAAGCTCAGCGCCGCCGACGCGCGCGCTTTGCTGGAACAGTCGCCGGGTCTGGAGGTGGTGGACGAGGCCAAGGGCGGCGGTTATCCGACCCCGGTCACCCACGCCTCCGGCAACGACCCGGTCTACGTCGGCCGCATCCGCGACGACATCTCGCATCCGCGCGGGCTGTCGCTGTGGGTGGTCGCCGACAACATCCGCAAGGGCGCGGCGACCAACGCCGTGCAACTGGCGGAGCTGGTCTGGAACGAGCGCTGA